In the Juglans microcarpa x Juglans regia isolate MS1-56 chromosome 6D, Jm3101_v1.0, whole genome shotgun sequence genome, one interval contains:
- the LOC121236223 gene encoding uncharacterized protein LOC121236223, with translation MEEAASKSAELPQQIMISSGLTIKIAPSCKRAGVETGVPCSSNSDLPSPNIKNSMESSPYNSPSLVSPPSSAFVSALQSPYISPRAMTPKAQENPTPVTLPSPPVSYRGSLSDDIPSSSYTPPSDQYEYSDDPADAKLKFVTCDPAPPRLSFSFPVPRISFAKGPVSPASSAKLRNCDVYIGFHGQNPNLVRFCKWLKSELELQGIACFVADRAKYSDSQSHEIADRVICSVTYGVVVATNSSFLNHLSLEEIRFFAQKKNLIPLFFHTGPAQIMGLLNCNSIDKECKEAIDGLIKCNEFKLEANEGNWRSCVTKTAGILRTKLGRNSVAEKDGVVEGFEGIPFPRNRFFVGREKEISEVEILLFGCGDCQEQVCSAHAIKGEATGQSEGLADEENDVVMTRGAGRYISLEMGKSKEPILEAWVEPVLGRNSFKRCKYKKPNSLGSSVICINGVPGIGKTDLALEFAHRFSQRYKKVLWVGGEARYLRQNILNLSLNLGLDVTADAEKERGRIRSFEEQEFEAFKRIKRDLFRDMPHLLIIDNLETEKDWWEGKDLHDLIPRNTGGSHVIITTRLSKVMNFDTVQLPPLPLSEAMVLIRGRRKKDYTAGELEFLGKFDEKLGRLSYGLWLIGSLLSELAIGPASLFEAINQVPLNEGSLMSNTEEQYWKNNPFLMKVLQFCFSVLQQTNGRRNLLASRMLLVGGWFAPTPISASLLAAAAKNMPAMGNRFKKWTKCLSLTFGCCASCLAPQTCKSEEDSALILVKLGLARRANKQTGCWIQLHPITQVFARTKEGLQAAKATVQGVRKTGNPLANSDHLWASAFLVFGFKSEPPLVQLKAMEMVLYIKRTALPLAIQAFKTFSRCNSALELLKVCTNVLEEVEKSFVSQIQDWCHGSLCWKKKFQGNQRVDEYVWQDVTLLKATLLETRAKLLLRGGHFDSGEDLCRTCISIRTVMLGHNHAQTLAAQETLAKLVRMRCKI, from the coding sequence ATGGAAGAagcagcatcaaaatctgcggaACTACCTCAACAAATCATGATTTCCAGTGGTCTCACCATCAAGATAGCACCCAGTTGCAAAAGAGCAGGCGTAGAGACTGGTGTTCCCTGTAGTTCTAATTCAGATTTGCCATCTCCAAACATAAAGAACTCAATGGAATCATCCCCATACAACTCTCCCTCCCTTGTGTCGCCACCTTCATCAGCATTTGTTTCAGCCCTGCAGTCACCATACATATCCCCGAGGGCCATGACCCCAAAAGCACAAGAAAACCCGACTCCCGTTACCCTTCCATCACCGCCGGTCTCATACCGGGGCTCTCTGTCCGACGACATCCCAAGCAGCTCGTACACTCCCCCATCCGACCAATATGAGTATTCGGATGACCCAGCTGATGCAAAGCTCAAATTTGTCACCTGTGACCCGGCTCCCCCTCGCCTCTCCTTCTCATTTCCAGTCCCTCGAATCTCCTTCGCCAAAGGACCCGTCTCTCCTGCTTCCAGTGCCAAACTCAGGAACTGTGATGTTTACATTGGCTTCCATGGCCAAAACCCCAACCTGGTGCGCTTTTGTAAGTGGCTTAAGTCGGAGCTTGAGCTTCAGGGAATTGCTTGTTTTGTTGCGGACAGAGCGAAGTACTCTGATAGTCAGAGCCACGAGATTGCTGACCGGGTTATCTGCTCCGTCACATATGGGGTTGTGGTTGCGACTAATTCCAGTTTTCTGAACCATCTCAGCTTAGAGGAGATAAGATTCTTTGCTCAGAAGAAGAACCTGATCCCACTCTTCTTCCACACGGGACCGGCTCAGATCATGGGCCTTCTCAACTGTAATTCCATTGATAAAGAATGTAAAGAGGCAATAGATGGACTTATCAAGTGCAATGAATTCAAGCTGGAAGCCAATGAGGGTAACTGGAGAAGCTGTGTAACCAAAACTGCTGGTATTTTACGAACAAAGCTTGGTCGAAACAGTGTGGCCGAGAAAGATGGGGTAGTAGAAGGATTTGAGGGGATACCCTTCCCGAGAAACAGATTTTTTGTTGGAAGAGAAAAGGAAATTTCGGAGGTTGAAATTCTCTTATTTGGATGTGGGGATTGTCAAGAGCAAGTTTGTTCTGCGCATGCCATCAAGGGAGAAGCCACTGGGCAATCCGAAGGCCTGGCAGATGAGGAAAACGACGTCGTTATGACTAGAGGAGCGGGGAGATACATCAGTTTGGAGATGGGTAAGAGTAAAGAACCAATTTTGGAGGCTTGGGTAGAGCCAGTTTTAGGAAGGAATTCATTTAAGAGGTGCAAGTACAAGAAACCCAACAGTTTGGGCAGCAGTGTGATTTGCATAAATGGGGTTCCTGGCATTGGTAAAACGGACCTTGCACTGGAATTTGCTCACAGGTTTTCACAGAGGTATAAGAAGGTTTTGTGGGTTGGTGGGGAAGCTCGATACTTAAGGCAAAACATattgaatctctctctcaatttggGATTGGATGTAACCGCTGATGCTGAAAAGGAAAGGGGGCGCATTCGGAGCTTTGAGGAACAAGAATTTGAGGCTTTCAAGAGAATCAAAAGGGATCTATTCCGGGACATGCCTCACTTACTGATTATTGATAATCTTGAGACGGAGAAAGACTGGTGGGAAGGAAAGGATTTGCATGATTTGATCCCAAGGAACACTGGAGGGTCTCATGTGATTATTACAACTAGGCTATCCAAGGTGATGAATTTTGATACAGTGCAGCTTCCTCCATTGCCATTGTCTGAGGCAATGGTTTTGataagaggaagaaggaagaaagactATACAGCTGGTGAGTTAGAATTTTTGGGGAAATTTGATGAGAAGCTGGGAAGGCTGAGCTATGGTTTGTGGTTGATTGGATCACTCCTGTCTGAGCTTGCAATTGGCCCTGCTTCTCTCTTTGAAGCTATAAACCAGGTGCCACTCAATGAAGGTTCTCTTATGAGCAACACTGAAGAACAGTATTGGAAGAACAATCCTTTCCTCATGAAAGTGCTACAATTTTGCTTCTCAGTCTTACAGCAAACTAATGGCAGAAGGAACCTTCTTGCCTCGAGAATGCTTCTAGTTGGTGGTTGGTTCGCCCCCACACCCATTTCAGCGAGTTTGCTAGCCGCTGCAGCAAAGAACATGCCTGCCATGGGAAACCGTTTCAAGAAGTGGACCAAATGCCTGTCTCTCACATTTGGGTGCTGCGCTAGTTGTTTAGCACCTCAAACTTGCAAGAGCGAGGAAGACTCGGCCCTAATTCTGGTTAAATTGGGGCTAGCACGAAGAGCCAACAAACAGACAGGATGTTGGATCCAGTTGCATCCCATAACGCAGGTATTTGCAAGAACAAAAGAAGGTTTGCAAGCTGCCAAAGCCACAGTTCAAGGTGTGAGGAAAACGGGAAATCCATTGGCCAACTCAGACCATCTATGGGCTTCCGCTTTCCTTGTTTTTGGATTCAAATCCGAACCCCCACTCGTCCAATTAAAGGCAATGGAGATGGTTTTATACATCAAAAGAACAGCTCTCCCTCTTGCAATTCAAGCCTTCAAAACCTTCTCAAGGTGCAACTCGGCATTGGAGCTATTAAAGGTGTGCACAAATGTACTTGAAGAAGTAGAGAAATCGTTTGTCTCTCAGATACAAGATTGGTGTCATGGGTCACTTTGttggaagaaaaaatttcaaggtAATCAAAGGGTAGATGAGTATGTGTGGCAGGATGTGACATTGTTGAAAGCTACGTTACTCGAGACTAGAGCAAAGTTGCTGTTGAGAGGTGGGCATTTTGACAGTGGAGAAGACCTCTGCAGAACTTGTATTAGTATCAGAACGGTGATGCTCGGACATAACCATGCCCAAACCTTGGCTGCTCAAGAGACATTGGCCAAGCTAGTGAGGATGAGGTGCAAGATATGA